The following are from one region of the Candidatus Margulisiibacteriota bacterium genome:
- a CDS encoding arsenite S-adenosylmethyltransferase, whose translation MSDDVKKIVKDAYTKVVTQSCCGGESACCGGESACCGDEGMNFSPDYSQIDGYVAEADYGLGCGLPTEKARIKEGDTVVDLGSGAGNDVFIVRRIVGEKGRVIGIDMTEAMIEKARANNRKLGYENVEFVLGDIEAMPLDNEIADVVVSNCVLNLVPDKEKAFKEIHRILKSGGHCSISDIVIEGELPEGIRQVAQLYAGCISGAINRADYLDIFRKAGLTNVSVIKESRYSLSDELLLNHISQDQLVKFRNSNSSILSITVSAYKA comes from the coding sequence GATGTGAAGAAAATAGTTAAAGATGCGTACACGAAAGTAGTTACTCAATCGTGTTGTGGAGGAGAGAGCGCCTGTTGCGGAGGCGAGAGCGCTTGTTGTGGTGATGAAGGAATGAACTTCAGCCCGGATTATTCTCAGATTGATGGATATGTGGCTGAGGCTGATTATGGTCTTGGTTGCGGATTACCGACAGAAAAAGCCAGGATAAAAGAAGGAGATACTGTTGTTGATCTCGGATCAGGAGCTGGTAACGATGTATTCATTGTTCGCAGGATAGTAGGCGAGAAGGGCAGGGTTATTGGTATTGACATGACAGAAGCTATGATAGAGAAAGCCCGCGCCAATAATCGGAAACTGGGGTATGAGAATGTAGAGTTCGTACTTGGCGATATAGAAGCTATGCCGTTAGATAACGAAATCGCGGATGTAGTCGTCAGTAACTGTGTGCTTAACCTTGTCCCTGACAAAGAGAAAGCTTTCAAAGAAATACACAGGATACTGAAGTCAGGCGGGCACTGCAGCATATCCGATATCGTTATTGAAGGTGAGTTGCCGGAAGGAATCCGTCAGGTCGCGCAGCTTTATGCCGGGTGTATTTCCGGGGCAATTAACAGAGCCGATTACCTCGACATTTTTAGGAAAGCCGGGTTAACTAATGTGAGTGTAATAAAAGAGAGCCGTTACAGTTTGTCCGATGAACTGCTCCTTAACCATATTTCTCAAGACCAGCTTGTTAAGTTTCGTAATAGCAACAGTTCAATCCTAAGCATAACAGTATCGGCGTACAAAGCTTAG